In a genomic window of Macrobrachium nipponense isolate FS-2020 chromosome 10, ASM1510439v2, whole genome shotgun sequence:
- the LOC135223952 gene encoding collagen, type I, alpha 1a-like, translated as MLPPSPPPPPPDADKRPGPVRELPVLGGYVPEFDGSRPKFATERWTDEGRLPPPVLVQEDAPYLPHPTPGLALVPSVRGEPREGGAWIRPGGAAGSAGPVYKKRRRTKSRAPSLKRKGKAARKGRKASADEQSPSGTPRASGRRDQRNDRGPSRSDATSSQQVRSDLPPPRGAPPGPGVIASVGEAGRPSPSAPTSHEDGDGAVPILEVGIGSENHNALLDSGACVSLIEEHLVTGVISASKGYLTLHSASGHTIVLQRTVQQTISLV; from the exons ATGTTACCGCCTTcgcctccgcctccgcctccggACGCAGATAAAAGACCAGGTCCTGTAAGAGAATTACCAGTCCTTGGAGGGTACGTGCCGGAATTCGACGGCTCGCGGCCCAAATTCGCTACGGAAAGGTGGACGGACGAGGGAAGA CTGCCGCCGCCCGTCCTGGTACAGGAAGACGCGCCCTACCTGCCCCATCCAACTCCAGGGCTGGCTCTAGTGCCAAGCGTCCGAGGGGAGCCCAGGGAGGGGGGAGCGTGGATACGACCAGGGGGCGCTGCTGGCAGTGCGGGA CCAGTGTACAAAAAACGGCGTCGCACCAAATCGCGGGCCCCCtccctcaagaggaaggggaaggccgcGAGGAAGGGGAGGAAAGCGAGTGCCGACGAACAATCCCCCTCCGGCACTCCAAGGGCCAGCGGCCGCCGCGACCAGAGGAACGACAGAGGGCCCAGTCGGAGCGATGCCACCTCCAGCCAGCAAGTAAGAAGTGACCTACCCCCGCCCCGTGGTGCTCCCCCTGGCCCTGGGGTGATTGCTTCGGTAGGAGAGGCTGGACGCCCGTCTCCCTCCGCCCCTACCTCTCACGAGGACGGAGATGGAGCTGTACCTATTCTAGAAGTGGGAATAGGCTCGGAAAACCACAACGCATTATTAGATAGTGGGGCATGTGTCTCTTTGATCGAGGAACACTTAGTGACCGGCGTCATTTCGGCATCGAAAGGGTATCTAACGTTGCACAGTGCCAGTGGGCATACCATCGTGTTGCAGAGAACAGTACAGCAAACTATCTCCCTCGTGTGA